One genomic segment of Desulfomicrobium sp. ZS1 includes these proteins:
- the clpA gene encoding ATP-dependent Clp protease ATP-binding subunit ClpA: MLSKELERIIGNAVREVKLRQHEFLTLEHLLYSYTLDTHGQSLLAGCGIDLERLRKQLAQFFIDHLDVSPRPEHEIVQTVSVQRAMQRAILHIQSSGKNQVEAGDFLAAMLEEEDAFAVYYLKAQGLTRLAVIEYISHQVPDGAVAGEAETRDGGKQSALDKYTVDLVARALEDKIDPLVGRDEELKRTLQVLARRKKNNPIFVGDPGVGKTAVAEGLALKIARGEVPEQFAETRIFALDMGSLLAGTKYRGDFEARLKGVISELKSMDGAILCIDEIHTIVGAGSTSGGSMDASNILKPVLASGELRCIGSTTYEEYKNHFEKDRALSRRFQKIDIVEPTVAESEKILMGLRPYYEDFHGVKYQPSAISAAVELSARHINDRFLPDKAIDVIDEAGAIFVLSGEKKRRKSVTRRDIEEVVARMARIPSARVSASDRDRLASLEYELGSKVFGQKEAVAQLAQAIKRSRAGLGNAERPLGSFLLSGPTGVGKTELAKQLASCLDVAFVRFDMSEYMEKHAVARLIGAPPGYVGFEQGGLLTDAIRKTPHCVLLLDEIEKAHMDMFSILLQVMDHATLTDNNGRKSDFRNVILLMTSNAGAREMSGNAIGFKAGAEEDRGLRGLAAIEKLFSPEFRNRLDAIIPFHSLTQDIMEKIVDKFMGELGVQLAAKNVTLELSPEARAWLAKKGFDPAFGARPLGRLIQKEIKDELAGRILFGDLAGGGSVRIGLTESGELDFTIAST; this comes from the coding sequence ATGCTGAGTAAGGAGTTGGAAAGAATCATTGGCAATGCTGTGCGCGAGGTCAAACTGCGCCAGCACGAGTTTTTGACCCTCGAGCATCTGCTTTACAGCTATACGCTCGATACCCACGGTCAAAGTCTGCTTGCCGGTTGCGGCATCGATCTGGAGCGTCTGCGCAAGCAGCTGGCTCAATTTTTCATTGACCATCTTGATGTTAGCCCGCGTCCTGAGCACGAGATCGTGCAGACGGTCAGCGTGCAGCGGGCCATGCAGCGGGCCATCCTGCACATTCAGTCTTCGGGCAAGAACCAGGTCGAGGCCGGTGACTTTTTGGCCGCCATGCTCGAAGAGGAGGACGCCTTTGCCGTCTATTATCTCAAGGCCCAAGGCCTGACACGGCTGGCGGTGATCGAGTACATTTCCCATCAGGTTCCCGACGGAGCCGTGGCCGGCGAGGCCGAAACCAGGGATGGCGGCAAGCAGAGCGCCCTGGATAAATACACGGTGGATCTGGTGGCCCGGGCGCTGGAAGACAAAATCGATCCCCTGGTCGGCCGCGACGAGGAGCTTAAACGCACCCTGCAGGTTCTGGCCCGGCGCAAGAAGAACAATCCCATCTTCGTCGGCGACCCCGGCGTGGGCAAGACTGCCGTGGCCGAAGGCCTGGCGCTCAAGATCGCGCGCGGCGAAGTGCCGGAGCAGTTTGCCGAGACTCGCATCTTCGCCCTGGATATGGGCAGCCTTCTGGCCGGGACCAAGTACCGCGGTGACTTCGAGGCTCGCCTCAAGGGCGTCATCTCGGAACTCAAATCCATGGACGGGGCCATCTTGTGCATCGACGAGATCCACACCATTGTCGGCGCGGGTTCGACCAGCGGCGGGTCCATGGACGCCTCCAATATCTTGAAGCCTGTGCTGGCTTCGGGTGAATTGCGCTGCATCGGCTCCACCACCTATGAGGAATACAAGAATCATTTCGAGAAGGACCGCGCCCTGTCCCGGCGCTTCCAGAAGATTGACATCGTCGAGCCCACCGTGGCCGAGAGCGAGAAGATCCTCATGGGCCTTCGGCCCTATTACGAGGATTTTCACGGGGTGAAGTATCAGCCCTCGGCCATCTCCGCCGCCGTGGAGCTTTCCGCCCGGCACATCAACGACCGTTTTTTGCCGGACAAGGCCATCGACGTCATCGACGAGGCCGGAGCCATCTTTGTTCTTTCCGGGGAAAAGAAACGGCGCAAGTCCGTGACCCGGCGCGACATCGAGGAAGTGGTGGCGCGCATGGCGCGTATCCCCAGTGCCCGCGTCAGCGCTTCGGACCGTGACCGTCTGGCCAGCCTCGAATACGAACTCGGCTCCAAGGTCTTCGGACAGAAGGAGGCGGTGGCGCAACTGGCCCAGGCCATCAAGCGCTCCCGCGCGGGCCTTGGCAACGCGGAGCGGCCCCTGGGCTCCTTTCTGCTGAGCGGCCCCACGGGCGTGGGCAAGACCGAGCTGGCCAAGCAGTTGGCCAGTTGCCTGGATGTGGCCTTCGTGCGTTTCGACATGAGCGAGTACATGGAGAAGCACGCCGTGGCCCGGCTCATCGGAGCGCCTCCCGGCTATGTCGGCTTCGAGCAGGGCGGCCTCTTGACCGACGCCATCCGCAAGACTCCGCACTGCGTACTGCTTCTCGACGAAATCGAGAAGGCGCACATGGACATGTTCTCCATCCTGCTGCAGGTCATGGACCATGCGACCCTGACGGACAACAACGGCCGCAAGTCCGATTTCCGCAACGTGATCCTGCTCATGACCTCCAATGCGGGTGCCCGCGAGATGAGCGGCAACGCCATCGGCTTCAAGGCCGGGGCCGAGGAGGACAGAGGGCTGCGCGGGCTGGCCGCCATCGAGAAGCTTTTCAGCCCGGAATTCCGCAACCGGCTCGACGCCATCATTCCGTTCCATTCCCTGACTCAGGACATCATGGAAAAGATCGTGGACAAGTTCATGGGCGAACTGGGTGTCCAGCTCGCGGCCAAGAACGTGACCCTGGAGCTCTCGCCCGAGGCCCGTGCCTGGCTGGCCAAAAAGGGCTTTGACCCCGCGTTCGGGGCCAGACCGCTGGGGCGGCTGATCCAGAAGGAAATCAAGGACGAACTGGCGGGCAGGATTCTTTTCGGAGATCTCGCCGGCGGCGGAAGCGTGCGCATCGGATTGACGGAGAGCGGGGAGCTGGATTTCACCATCGCCAGCACGTGA
- the aat gene encoding leucyl/phenylalanyl-tRNA--protein transferase, giving the protein MTVFALPAQPVFPDPAHADEDGLLAVGGDLSSHRLLMAYAQGIFPWYNENSPILWWSPDPRLILEPARIHVPKRLDRILRQGRFRFTLDTAFEQVITRCAATPRNGARGTWIVPEMLAAYCRLHELGFAHSIEVWSGANLAGGLYGVALGGAFFGESMFYLEPDASKAGLVTLMRALEGAGFVLFDCQQTTAHMLRFGGFEVPRGEFLSRLEGALKLQTPCGHWSLRAGAVLGRDLE; this is encoded by the coding sequence ATGACCGTCTTTGCCTTGCCCGCCCAGCCCGTCTTTCCCGATCCGGCCCATGCCGACGAGGACGGCCTGCTGGCCGTGGGCGGGGACCTGTCGTCGCACAGGCTGCTCATGGCCTACGCCCAGGGCATTTTTCCCTGGTACAACGAGAATTCCCCCATTCTCTGGTGGAGTCCCGACCCCAGGCTCATTTTGGAGCCTGCGCGCATCCATGTGCCCAAAAGGCTTGATCGCATCCTGCGACAGGGGCGCTTTCGCTTCACCCTGGATACGGCCTTCGAGCAGGTCATCACCCGCTGCGCCGCTACGCCCCGCAATGGCGCGCGCGGGACCTGGATCGTCCCGGAAATGCTGGCCGCGTATTGCCGCCTGCATGAATTGGGGTTCGCGCACAGCATTGAGGTCTGGTCAGGCGCGAATCTGGCCGGCGGTCTCTATGGCGTGGCCTTGGGCGGTGCTTTTTTCGGGGAATCCATGTTTTACCTTGAGCCGGACGCCTCCAAGGCCGGTCTGGTGACCTTGATGCGGGCTCTCGAAGGGGCCGGGTTTGTTCTTTTTGATTGCCAGCAGACCACTGCGCACATGCTCCGCTTCGGCGGGTTCGAGGTGCCGCGCGGCGAATTTCTGTCCCGCCTGGAAGGGGCCCTGAAGCTGCAGACTCCTTGCGGGCACTGGAGCCTGCGTGCCGGAGCCGTGCTCGGCAGGGACCTTGAATAA
- the yjgA gene encoding ribosome biogenesis factor YjgA, which yields MTDFERGNEEDWVGRPSKSQRKRDMVALQELGESLIELAPEQLGRLNLHEDLVEAIRFFHTLKDKEARRRQQQFIGTVMRKIDPVPLREALEELDQLRFQQAEAFHQIEIWRDALVEGDAEVLTELVGRFGLEPQQLRQLARLAAAEKAAGKPSKNGRALFRLLRQSFEREQALD from the coding sequence ATGACTGATTTTGAACGTGGAAATGAGGAAGACTGGGTAGGGCGGCCAAGCAAGTCGCAACGCAAGCGGGACATGGTCGCCTTGCAGGAGCTTGGGGAAAGCCTGATTGAATTGGCCCCGGAGCAGCTCGGGCGGCTCAATCTGCATGAGGATCTGGTCGAGGCCATCCGCTTTTTTCACACCCTGAAAGACAAGGAAGCCAGGCGCCGCCAGCAGCAGTTCATCGGCACGGTCATGCGCAAGATCGATCCCGTGCCCCTGCGAGAAGCTCTGGAAGAGCTCGATCAGCTTCGATTTCAGCAGGCTGAGGCGTTTCATCAGATCGAGATCTGGCGCGACGCGCTCGTTGAAGGTGATGCCGAAGTGCTGACGGAGCTGGTGGGACGTTTTGGGCTTGAGCCCCAGCAACTGCGCCAGCTCGCTCGGCTGGCCGCGGCGGAGAAGGCCGCAGGCAAGCCCTCCAAGAACGGCCGCGCCCTGTTCAGGCTGCTGCGCCAGAGCTTCGAGCGTGAACAGGCCCTGGATTAG
- a CDS encoding phosphodiester glycosidase family protein, whose translation MSAFFLRAVFTCLVLCAPVASLYAEEWRLLAPGLELREFLIPDQVGDLEGRQSGMAVLRIDSDRFDVALGSALGTGRMRSMQEWARHSGFVAVINAGMFRADDRMRSTGYMRDAAVMINSFIHPNYGAFLAFQPRDPSLPALRWVDRKSDPDWQAVLADYDGIIQNYRLISRERENLWEPSDRRHSGAAIAMDRDGRLLFIHCRARLSLHEFAQALIDLPLDLIGAMYVEGGADAAMYVDVDGFVGRFVGEYRSDFFQGSNMNFWPAPNVLGIRPK comes from the coding sequence ATGTCCGCCTTTTTTCTTCGCGCTGTTTTTACCTGCCTGGTCCTCTGCGCTCCGGTCGCTTCGCTGTACGCGGAAGAGTGGCGGCTGCTGGCGCCGGGGCTTGAGCTGCGCGAGTTTCTGATTCCCGATCAGGTCGGGGATCTGGAGGGCCGGCAAAGCGGCATGGCGGTGCTGCGCATCGACTCCGACAGGTTCGACGTGGCCCTGGGTTCCGCCCTGGGCACCGGGCGTATGCGCAGCATGCAGGAATGGGCCCGGCATTCGGGATTCGTCGCGGTCATCAACGCGGGCATGTTCCGGGCCGATGACCGGATGCGCAGCACGGGCTACATGCGCGACGCGGCCGTAATGATCAATTCCTTCATTCATCCGAACTACGGAGCGTTCCTGGCCTTTCAGCCCCGGGACCCGTCCCTGCCCGCCCTGCGCTGGGTGGACCGCAAGAGCGACCCCGACTGGCAGGCGGTGCTTGCCGACTACGACGGGATCATTCAGAATTATCGTCTCATCAGCCGGGAGCGGGAAAATCTCTGGGAGCCGAGCGATCGCCGCCATTCCGGCGCGGCCATCGCCATGGACAGGGATGGACGGCTGCTCTTCATCCATTGCCGTGCGCGGCTGTCCCTGCACGAATTCGCCCAGGCCCTCATCGACCTGCCTCTGGATCTGATTGGGGCCATGTATGTCGAAGGCGGAGCGGACGCGGCCATGTACGTCGACGTGGACGGTTTCGTGGGACGCTTCGTGGGCGAGTACCGGTCCGATTTTTTTCAAGGCAGCAACATGAATTTCTGGCCCGCGCCCAACGTGCTGGGCATCCGGCCCAAATAA
- the uvrB gene encoding excinuclease ABC subunit UvrB: protein MSLFQLESEYVPRGDQPAAIDALCSGIRQGVRDQVLLGVTGSGKTFTMGHVIARLDRPALIMAPNKTLAAQLYNEFKGLFPRNAVEYFVSYYDYYQPEAYLPHSDTYIEKDSAINDDIDKLRHAATHALLTRRDVIIIASVSCIYGLGSPEYYAKMVIPVECGQHVAMETVIGRLVDVQYERNDYDLHRGTFRVRGDVLEIIPAYEHEQALRLEFFGDEIDGIYETDPLTGEILSRVQKTVIYPASHYVSDRDNLVRAMADIRDELRLRLQYFQDNNMLVEAQRLEQKTQLDLEMIEELGYCNGIENYSLHLDGRTTGQPPSTLIDYFPKDFLLFMDESHISVSQVGAMFKGDRSRKQTLVDYGFRLPSALDNRPLNFEEFLERIGTTVFVSATPAPWEMERAQGVVVEQIIRPTGLVDPEIEVVPTAGQMDHLMEQCLARIAVDERVMVTTLTKRMAEDLTEFLQARGVRARYLHSDIDTLERVAIIQALRAGEFDVLVGINLLREGLDIPEVSLVAMLDADKEGFLRSTRSLIQTFGRAARNVKGKVLLYADTVTRSMAEAMGETQRRRERQTLYNEEHGITPQSIRKTSENTLYDLHREIKEQERAAERTADYDPGPENAAKEVTRLSREMRKAAEMLEFEEAARIRDRIKTLEKRYGLDGSRATRS from the coding sequence ATGTCCCTCTTTCAGCTTGAATCCGAATACGTTCCGCGCGGCGACCAGCCGGCGGCCATCGACGCCCTCTGTTCGGGCATCCGGCAGGGCGTGCGCGATCAGGTGTTGCTTGGCGTGACCGGCTCCGGCAAGACCTTCACCATGGGCCACGTCATCGCCAGGCTGGACCGGCCTGCTCTGATCATGGCTCCCAACAAGACCCTGGCCGCGCAGCTCTACAACGAGTTCAAGGGCCTCTTCCCGCGCAATGCCGTTGAATATTTCGTCAGTTATTACGATTACTACCAACCCGAAGCCTACCTGCCGCATTCCGACACGTACATCGAGAAGGATTCGGCCATCAACGACGACATCGATAAGCTGCGTCACGCCGCCACCCACGCCCTGCTGACCCGTCGCGACGTGATCATCATCGCTTCCGTGTCCTGCATCTACGGCCTGGGCTCACCCGAGTACTACGCCAAGATGGTCATCCCGGTCGAATGCGGACAGCACGTCGCCATGGAGACGGTCATCGGGCGTCTGGTCGACGTGCAATACGAGCGCAACGACTACGACCTGCACCGCGGGACGTTTCGCGTGCGTGGGGACGTGCTGGAGATCATTCCGGCCTACGAGCACGAGCAGGCCCTGCGCCTGGAATTTTTCGGAGACGAGATCGACGGGATCTACGAGACCGATCCGCTGACCGGCGAGATCCTGTCCCGGGTCCAGAAGACGGTCATCTACCCGGCCAGTCACTATGTCTCGGACCGGGACAATCTGGTGCGGGCCATGGCCGACATCCGCGACGAGCTGCGGCTTCGTTTGCAGTATTTTCAGGACAACAACATGCTGGTCGAGGCCCAGCGCCTGGAGCAAAAGACCCAGCTCGACCTCGAAATGATCGAGGAGCTTGGCTACTGCAACGGCATTGAAAATTATTCCCTGCACCTGGATGGGCGCACCACGGGCCAGCCCCCGTCCACGCTTATCGACTATTTTCCCAAAGATTTCCTTTTGTTCATGGACGAATCGCACATCTCCGTGTCCCAGGTCGGCGCCATGTTCAAGGGCGACCGCTCGCGCAAGCAGACCCTGGTCGATTACGGATTCCGCTTGCCCTCGGCCCTGGACAACCGGCCTCTGAACTTCGAGGAATTTCTGGAGCGCATCGGCACCACCGTCTTTGTTTCGGCCACGCCCGCCCCCTGGGAGATGGAGCGGGCCCAGGGCGTGGTGGTGGAGCAGATCATCCGGCCTACGGGCCTGGTTGACCCCGAGATCGAGGTCGTGCCCACGGCGGGACAGATGGATCATCTCATGGAGCAGTGCCTGGCGCGCATCGCCGTGGACGAGCGGGTCATGGTCACGACCCTGACCAAGCGCATGGCCGAGGATTTGACCGAGTTCCTGCAGGCCCGGGGCGTGCGCGCCCGCTATCTGCATTCGGACATCGACACCCTGGAACGGGTGGCCATCATCCAGGCCCTGCGCGCCGGGGAGTTCGACGTGCTGGTCGGCATCAACCTGCTGCGCGAAGGTCTTGATATTCCGGAAGTCTCTCTGGTAGCCATGCTTGATGCCGACAAGGAGGGGTTCCTGCGTTCGACCCGCTCCCTGATCCAGACTTTCGGCCGGGCCGCGCGCAATGTGAAGGGCAAGGTCCTGCTTTACGCCGACACCGTGACCCGCTCCATGGCCGAGGCCATGGGCGAGACGCAGCGGCGCAGGGAGCGGCAGACCCTGTACAACGAGGAGCACGGTATCACGCCGCAGTCCATCCGCAAGACCTCGGAGAACACGCTTTATGACCTGCACCGCGAGATCAAGGAGCAGGAACGTGCGGCGGAGCGGACGGCGGACTATGATCCTGGCCCCGAAAACGCGGCCAAGGAAGTGACCCGTTTGAGCCGCGAAATGCGCAAGGCGGCGGAAATGCTTGAATTCGAGGAGGCGGCCCGTATCCGGGACCGGATCAAGACCCTGGAAAAACGCTACGGTCTGGACGGTTCCAGGGCGACACGATCATGA
- a CDS encoding TrkA family potassium uptake protein: MKTCSLRTSFMRRFLPGCSAGIRGFTGLYQTVKFRFGSFFPLVLGAGFLLTVFVYGLFIFLVVEGWSLLDSFYQVVMTLSTVGFMELHPLSDRARLMVSFLILMGVGSFAYLVGAFTQVVVEGRLQDLWGKRKVQKIIDSLADHYIICGYGRIGAVVAEELRRENLTVVVIEKDPELLFDLERDRFLFLAGDATADEFLLSAGVERAKGLFACVSQDAENVYITLSSRQFNADLTIIARADRPESVTKLERAGANRVLTPHQIGGKRIAQVMLRPTVTDFMDLATQGHNLQMEEIAVRPGSEMVGKNLITSGIRPRFNLMIIAIEKAGGRMTFNPHPEVTIEAGDTLIAVGPPENFPGLQAVCRFPNGDEA; the protein is encoded by the coding sequence ATGAAAACATGCTCACTGCGCACATCTTTTATGCGTCGCTTTCTGCCGGGCTGTTCCGCCGGGATTCGCGGGTTCACCGGTCTCTACCAGACCGTCAAGTTCCGGTTCGGGTCCTTTTTTCCGCTGGTCCTCGGCGCCGGTTTTCTGCTCACGGTTTTTGTCTACGGCCTGTTCATCTTTCTGGTGGTCGAAGGCTGGAGCCTGCTGGACAGTTTCTATCAGGTGGTCATGACCCTCTCCACCGTCGGGTTCATGGAGTTGCATCCGCTTTCGGACCGGGCGCGGCTGATGGTCTCATTTCTCATCCTCATGGGTGTGGGCAGCTTTGCCTACCTGGTGGGCGCATTTACTCAGGTCGTGGTCGAAGGGCGGCTGCAGGATTTATGGGGGAAACGTAAAGTGCAGAAAATCATTGATTCCCTGGCGGATCATTACATCATCTGCGGCTATGGCCGCATTGGCGCGGTGGTGGCGGAGGAGCTCCGGCGGGAAAATCTGACCGTGGTGGTTATCGAGAAGGATCCGGAACTTCTCTTTGACCTGGAGCGGGACAGATTCCTTTTTCTGGCCGGGGACGCCACCGCGGATGAATTTCTTCTTTCCGCCGGGGTGGAGCGGGCCAAGGGACTTTTCGCCTGCGTCAGCCAGGACGCCGAGAACGTGTACATCACCCTGTCCTCGCGTCAGTTCAACGCCGACCTGACCATCATCGCCCGCGCCGACCGGCCCGAATCCGTGACCAAGCTGGAACGGGCCGGGGCCAACCGCGTGCTGACCCCGCATCAGATCGGCGGCAAGCGCATCGCCCAGGTTATGCTGCGGCCCACGGTCACCGACTTCATGGATCTGGCCACCCAGGGGCACAACCTGCAGATGGAGGAGATCGCGGTCAGGCCTGGCTCGGAAATGGTGGGCAAGAACCTGATCACCTCCGGCATCCGTCCGCGCTTCAACCTCATGATCATCGCCATCGAGAAGGCCGGGGGCAGGATGACCTTCAACCCGCATCCGGAAGTGACCATCGAGGCGGGGGATACGCTTATCGCCGTCGGTCCTCCGGAAAATTTTCCCGGACTGCAGGCCGTGTGCCGTTTCCCCAATGGGGATGAAGCATGA